A genomic window from Clostridium aceticum includes:
- a CDS encoding heavy metal translocating P-type ATPase: MVQANNIEKVTFKIQGMSCTSCSAGIERKLNKTEGILAVNVNFAVEKAQVEFDKDKITSEAIAAIITNLGYTASIETEGQQEKKTFKVQGMTCSACANRVEKALNKIEGVTSANVNFAVEKVTIEYDPAVIRLAEMKRKVSSLGYELILEEEVKEEVDEDEIKVTKAQKNMTTSLIFTGAIMGLMMIHMFIRPIPGYFLMTVVLGFPIIFGTGLHVHKASIKALKNKSPNMDVLVTLGSLPPYLIGLLGFIFPIQTFIEMATTIMSLHLVGKYLEVRAKGRASQAIKKLLQMGAKTAKIIVNGEEVEVSVKELQVGDIMVIRPGEKIPTDGIVVEGNSLVDESMATGESMPVKREAGHEVIGATLNKQGLLKVEVTKVGKDTFLSQVIKMVEECQGSKVPIQEFADRVTGYFVPVIILLTLGTFASFNLFPDFHRGIIEWGANFLPWVNPDLTPLTLAFVTSTAVLVIACPCALGLGTPTALMVGSGIGAEKGILIRNGEAVQTFKDVKAIAFDKTGTITKGKPEVTDLITVEGVEEKEVLYFAGSIENGSEHPLAHAIVEKAKDQQISLGEVKDFQAIVGMGVVGKIDGVKILVGNRKLMQENKIAYEAYEEELVRLEEEAKTAMLMARENQLLGIVAVADPLKEDSIAAIRELEAMGIVTAMITGDNRRTAAAIGKRVGISHVIAEVLPDGKVEEVVRLQEKYHTVAMVGDGINDAPALKQANVGIAIGTGTDIAIEAADVTLVRGELSGIISAIKLSKATFRKIKQNYFWAWFYNALAIPVAMFGLLHPMIGAAAMSLSSLNVVYNSLRLKKVDIEPSYKKA; encoded by the coding sequence ATGGTACAGGCAAATAATATAGAAAAAGTAACTTTTAAAATTCAAGGTATGTCTTGCACCAGTTGTTCAGCAGGGATAGAAAGAAAGTTAAATAAAACAGAAGGAATTTTAGCAGTGAATGTTAATTTTGCTGTAGAGAAGGCCCAAGTAGAGTTTGATAAAGATAAAATTACTTCAGAGGCTATTGCGGCTATCATTACCAACTTAGGTTATACAGCTTCAATAGAAACAGAAGGTCAACAAGAGAAGAAAACCTTCAAGGTTCAGGGTATGACCTGTAGTGCATGTGCAAATCGTGTAGAAAAAGCCCTTAATAAAATAGAGGGAGTTACCTCTGCTAATGTTAACTTTGCTGTAGAGAAGGTGACCATAGAATATGATCCGGCAGTGATTCGGTTAGCGGAAATGAAAAGAAAAGTTTCTTCGTTAGGTTATGAATTAATTTTAGAAGAAGAAGTAAAAGAAGAAGTCGATGAAGACGAAATAAAGGTAACGAAGGCACAAAAAAACATGACAACATCACTTATCTTCACAGGTGCTATTATGGGGTTGATGATGATTCACATGTTTATACGACCTATTCCAGGTTACTTTCTAATGACAGTAGTGTTAGGTTTTCCTATCATATTTGGTACGGGATTGCATGTTCATAAAGCAAGCATTAAAGCCTTAAAAAATAAAAGTCCTAATATGGATGTTTTGGTGACATTAGGTTCTTTACCTCCCTACTTAATTGGTTTACTAGGTTTCATTTTCCCAATACAAACCTTTATAGAAATGGCTACTACCATTATGAGTTTACACTTAGTTGGAAAGTATTTAGAGGTTCGTGCTAAAGGAAGAGCTTCTCAAGCCATTAAGAAACTCCTGCAAATGGGAGCAAAAACAGCAAAAATTATTGTAAATGGAGAAGAAGTTGAAGTATCGGTAAAAGAACTACAGGTGGGGGATATCATGGTAATCCGCCCAGGAGAAAAAATTCCTACCGATGGTATTGTAGTTGAAGGGAACAGTTTGGTAGATGAATCTATGGCTACTGGAGAATCTATGCCGGTAAAAAGAGAAGCAGGACATGAGGTAATTGGTGCTACTTTAAATAAACAAGGACTTCTAAAGGTAGAAGTAACGAAGGTAGGAAAAGATACCTTCTTATCACAGGTAATAAAAATGGTGGAGGAATGTCAAGGCTCTAAAGTGCCGATACAGGAATTTGCTGATCGAGTAACAGGATACTTTGTTCCTGTAATTATTCTACTAACCTTAGGAACTTTTGCTTCCTTTAACTTATTCCCTGACTTCCATAGGGGGATTATTGAATGGGGTGCAAACTTTTTACCATGGGTAAATCCAGACTTAACGCCTCTCACATTGGCATTTGTTACTTCAACGGCTGTTCTAGTTATCGCTTGTCCTTGTGCCTTGGGACTAGGAACACCGACTGCTTTAATGGTGGGAAGTGGTATAGGAGCAGAAAAGGGAATTCTAATTCGTAATGGTGAGGCAGTACAAACTTTTAAGGATGTAAAGGCCATCGCCTTTGACAAAACTGGAACCATCACTAAAGGTAAACCAGAGGTCACAGATTTAATAACGGTAGAAGGTGTTGAGGAAAAAGAAGTGCTTTATTTTGCTGGAAGCATTGAAAACGGTTCAGAGCATCCATTGGCCCACGCTATTGTAGAAAAGGCAAAGGACCAACAGATTTCTTTAGGAGAAGTAAAGGATTTTCAGGCTATCGTAGGAATGGGTGTAGTAGGAAAGATTGACGGCGTAAAGATTCTAGTAGGTAATAGAAAGCTGATGCAAGAAAATAAGATTGCTTATGAAGCTTATGAAGAGGAACTGGTTCGATTAGAGGAAGAAGCTAAAACTGCTATGCTGATGGCTCGAGAAAATCAACTGTTAGGCATCGTAGCAGTGGCAGATCCTTTAAAAGAAGATTCAATTGCCGCCATAAGAGAACTAGAAGCTATGGGTATTGTAACCGCCATGATTACAGGAGATAATCGCAGAACAGCTGCTGCTATAGGTAAGAGAGTAGGGATTAGTCATGTGATTGCTGAGGTACTACCAGATGGTAAAGTAGAAGAGGTAGTCAGGCTCCAAGAAAAATACCATACAGTAGCTATGGTGGGAGACGGTATCAATGATGCTCCAGCATTAAAACAGGCCAATGTAGGTATAGCCATCGGCACGGGAACAGATATTGCTATTGAAGCTGCTGACGTAACTTTGGTTAGGGGAGAACTTAGTGGGATTATATCTGCTATTAAACTATCCAAGGCTACCTTTAGAAAGATAAAACAGAATTACTTCTGGGCATGGTTTTACAATGCATTGGCGATTCCAGTAGCAATGTTTGGCTTGCTGCATCCGATGATTGGTGCAGCCGCTATGTCTCTCAGTTCTTTAAATGTTGTATATAATTCTTTGAGATTAAAGAAAGTGGATATTGAACCAAGTTATAAAAAAGCATAA
- a CDS encoding zinc ribbon domain-containing protein codes for MPIIACIGISILIYYLLLGNMASKEVEKIYCSKCNNEIDSSYEVCPHCSERLKESCSQCKNKIDVEWRYCPYCGNTKKNR; via the coding sequence GTGCCTATCATAGCATGTATCGGGATATCAATATTAATATATTATCTGCTGCTGGGGAATATGGCGTCGAAGGAAGTGGAAAAAATATATTGTAGCAAATGTAATAATGAAATAGATTCTTCTTATGAGGTATGTCCTCATTGTAGTGAAAGACTAAAAGAATCCTGTAGTCAATGTAAGAATAAGATAGATGTAGAATGGCGATATTGTCCTTATTGTGGAAATACTAAGAAAAATAGGTGA
- the tnpA gene encoding IS200/IS605 family transposase codes for MGQDYRRTQTTVSLINYHFVFCPRYRRKVLVGEVEIKFKQLLNEICKDIEIEILAIECDKDHCHLFVNALPHLSPADIMAKVKGVTSRLLRQEFKHLRHLPSLWTRSYFVSTAGNVSSETIKRYVEEQKTRG; via the coding sequence ATGGGACAAGATTATAGAAGAACACAAACAACAGTATCTTTAATAAACTATCATTTTGTTTTCTGTCCAAGGTACAGACGTAAAGTTCTAGTTGGAGAAGTTGAAATAAAATTTAAACAGCTTCTCAATGAGATTTGTAAAGACATTGAAATAGAAATTTTGGCAATAGAATGTGATAAAGACCACTGCCATCTTTTTGTCAATGCACTTCCTCATTTAAGTCCAGCAGACATAATGGCAAAAGTGAAAGGAGTGACTTCTCGATTATTAAGGCAGGAATTTAAACATCTGCGACATTTGCCAAGTCTTTGGACAAGAAGCTATTTTGTATCTACCGCAGGAAATGTATCAAGTGAAACTATAAAACGATATGTTGAAGAACAAAAAACAAGGGGGTGA
- a CDS encoding RNA-guided endonuclease InsQ/TnpB family protein: MQITVKFNIILTKEQVQLIESISKEYIHTVNSLVSSTLQSEERVKLSSKDVFANMPSAVKNQSIRDAKSICTKYKKAIKANSKLPTDKQKVINVATLKKPVCIWNNQNYSLKDGILSFPVIIDGKSQRIQTRTIMTDYQLKQLEGHLGALRITKKSNKYIAQISVEKVSHIVKGDVVMGVDLGLKVPAVAVTDSGKTFFFGNGRQNKYVKRKYKAKRKKLGKAKKLKVIKKLDDKEQRWMTDQDHKVSREIINFAVNNNVSDIRLEKLTNIRNTARTSRKNEKNLHTWSFYRLAQFIEYKALLKGIKVEYVDPKYTSQICPECKKLNKARDRKYKCSCGFKTHRDRVGAINIINAPVVDGKSLLA; this comes from the coding sequence ATGCAGATAACAGTAAAATTTAATATTATTTTGACAAAAGAACAAGTACAACTAATAGAATCTATATCAAAAGAATATATCCATACTGTTAATAGCCTTGTTTCATCTACGCTCCAATCAGAAGAAAGAGTAAAGCTATCATCTAAAGATGTTTTTGCAAATATGCCAAGTGCAGTGAAAAATCAATCTATTAGAGATGCCAAAAGTATCTGTACTAAGTACAAGAAAGCTATCAAGGCTAATTCCAAACTGCCTACTGATAAACAAAAAGTAATCAATGTAGCTACCCTTAAAAAACCTGTCTGTATATGGAATAATCAAAATTATTCACTTAAAGACGGTATTCTTAGTTTTCCCGTTATTATAGATGGGAAATCGCAGCGTATTCAAACTAGAACTATCATGACAGACTATCAGCTAAAACAACTAGAAGGTCATTTGGGAGCATTGCGTATAACTAAGAAAAGCAATAAATATATCGCTCAAATAAGTGTTGAAAAAGTATCTCATATAGTTAAAGGTGATGTTGTAATGGGTGTTGACTTAGGCCTAAAAGTTCCTGCTGTAGCTGTAACCGATTCAGGAAAAACGTTTTTTTTTGGAAACGGTAGGCAAAATAAATACGTCAAACGTAAATATAAAGCGAAACGTAAAAAACTTGGAAAAGCCAAGAAGCTTAAAGTCATTAAAAAGCTTGATGATAAAGAACAACGTTGGATGACAGACCAAGACCACAAAGTAAGTAGAGAAATAATTAATTTTGCAGTAAATAATAATGTTTCTGATATTCGGCTTGAAAAATTAACGAATATCAGAAACACGGCAAGAACAAGCCGTAAAAACGAAAAAAATCTACATACATGGTCATTCTATCGTCTAGCTCAATTCATAGAGTATAAGGCACTATTGAAGGGGATAAAGGTTGAATATGTTGATCCTAAATACACTTCTCAAATATGCCCTGAATGTAAGAAACTAAATAAAGCAAGAGATAGAAAATATAAATGCTCCTGTGGTTTTAAAACACATAGGGATAGAGTAGGTGCTATAAATATAATTAATGCACCTGTAGTAGATGGTAAAAGTCTACTAGCCTAG
- a CDS encoding sigma-54-dependent transcriptional regulator, whose translation MLKRILVVDDEKNMRWAIKKALEKEAYKIYEAGNGLEAIEKFQEEMPDLILMDLKMPKMEGMEALKKIKEISEKTPVIMITAHGTMESAVEAMKIGALDYISKPFDIEELKVTIAKALKVMALQEEVSYLREELEKNTGKTIIGTSPQIQEILNIVERVASTNATVLILGESGTGKEVIANALHYSSNRKQKPYIKVNCGAIPENLVESELFGYEKGSFTGATARKIGKFEKADGGTIFLDEVGELDLSMQVKLLRVLQEREFERIGGNERVKVEIRVIAATNRDLYKMVEEGSFREDLYYRLNVIPIKLPSLRERKEDIPLLTDYFLQKYSQEVGRKNLVISEEVKKKLLNYQWRGNIRELENVIERMVLLGQGNIITEKDLPYEIIQEEKTEEIYRLPKEGLCIEELEKNLILQALERTEYNQTKAAQLLGMTRHTLLYRMEKHEIKKK comes from the coding sequence CTGTTGAAAAGAATATTGGTAGTCGATGACGAAAAAAATATGCGTTGGGCTATAAAGAAGGCTCTTGAGAAGGAAGCCTATAAGATTTATGAAGCGGGGAATGGGTTGGAAGCTATAGAAAAGTTTCAAGAAGAAATGCCGGACCTTATATTAATGGATTTAAAAATGCCTAAAATGGAGGGTATGGAGGCATTAAAAAAGATAAAGGAGATCAGCGAGAAGACACCTGTGATTATGATTACTGCCCATGGTACGATGGAATCAGCTGTTGAAGCTATGAAGATAGGGGCCTTAGATTATATTTCAAAGCCCTTTGATATAGAGGAACTTAAGGTGACCATTGCCAAAGCTTTAAAAGTAATGGCGTTGCAGGAGGAAGTAAGTTATCTTCGGGAAGAGCTGGAAAAAAATACAGGTAAAACCATTATTGGCACTAGCCCTCAAATTCAAGAGATACTGAATATAGTTGAGAGGGTAGCCAGTACCAATGCCACGGTATTGATATTAGGTGAAAGTGGTACAGGAAAAGAAGTCATTGCTAATGCCCTGCACTATAGTAGCAATCGTAAACAAAAACCCTATATAAAGGTGAACTGTGGAGCAATTCCAGAAAACTTAGTTGAAAGTGAATTGTTCGGTTACGAAAAAGGATCTTTTACAGGAGCCACTGCTAGAAAAATAGGTAAGTTTGAAAAAGCAGATGGAGGGACCATTTTCTTAGACGAAGTTGGAGAATTGGACTTATCTATGCAGGTAAAACTTTTGAGGGTATTACAGGAGAGAGAGTTTGAAAGAATCGGTGGTAATGAGAGGGTAAAAGTAGAGATTAGGGTAATAGCAGCCACTAACAGGGATTTATATAAGATGGTGGAGGAGGGAAGCTTTAGAGAAGATTTATATTATCGACTGAATGTGATACCTATTAAACTCCCCTCTTTAAGAGAAAGGAAAGAAGATATTCCTTTATTAACCGATTATTTTCTACAAAAATATAGTCAGGAAGTCGGCAGAAAAAACTTAGTCATTAGTGAGGAAGTAAAGAAAAAGTTACTAAATTATCAATGGCGTGGAAATATTCGTGAATTAGAAAATGTAATAGAAAGAATGGTTTTATTGGGACAAGGCAACATCATTACAGAAAAAGACCTTCCCTACGAAATTATTCAAGAGGAAAAAACTGAAGAAATTTATCGTCTGCCTAAAGAGGGCCTTTGTATAGAAGAATTAGAAAAAAATCTCATCCTTCAGGCTTTAGAACGAACAGAATATAACCAAACGAAAGCTGCACAATTGCTGGGCATGACAAGACATACTTTGCTTTACCGTATGGAAAAACACGAAATCAAAAAGAAATAG
- a CDS encoding 5-formyltetrahydrofolate cyclo-ligase translates to MKKVMRKELLAKRDGLTEEEILHKSASAFQQLKSSSAYSNANNVMVYLAFRNEVSTEEMIKDLFNRGKRVFIPLTVPETKQLIISELLDMEKDLEIGNFGVLEPIEGAIRPVDPQILDLVIVPGVGFDPQGYRVGYGGGYYDRFLPRLAPNTPTVALAFEVQLIEEAPTDEYDFPVEYVVTEKQFMDCKKNRQ, encoded by the coding sequence ATGAAAAAAGTTATGCGTAAAGAACTGTTGGCAAAAAGGGATGGCTTGACAGAGGAAGAAATATTACATAAAAGTGCTTCTGCTTTTCAACAACTAAAATCCAGTTCTGCTTATAGTAATGCAAACAATGTTATGGTTTATCTTGCATTCCGAAATGAAGTTAGTACTGAAGAAATGATTAAGGACTTATTTAATCGAGGAAAAAGAGTATTTATTCCTTTAACTGTTCCCGAAACAAAGCAGCTCATTATTTCAGAGCTACTTGACATGGAAAAAGATTTAGAAATAGGAAATTTTGGGGTTTTAGAACCAATAGAAGGAGCTATACGACCTGTTGACCCGCAAATATTAGATTTAGTGATTGTTCCAGGTGTAGGCTTTGATCCGCAGGGATATCGTGTAGGCTATGGCGGGGGATACTATGATCGCTTTTTACCTAGACTTGCTCCTAACACACCTACCGTTGCTTTAGCCTTCGAAGTCCAGCTTATAGAGGAAGCTCCTACAGATGAATACGATTTCCCTGTTGAATATGTTGTTACAGAAAAGCAGTTTATGGATTGTAAAAAAAACAGACAATAA
- the ftsX gene encoding permease-like cell division protein FtsX: MKIRTISYIFKQGFIGIWRNKGMSLASISSVAASLAVLGIIITVVMNINNLSYIAQMQFDTIQIYLEQEAAIEDIEELGGQITSMQGVQLVEYESKEDALKKLRELWGEQGYLLEVLEENTLPSSYIIHLESLEAAEDVVKALEEIQVRHELEELEVIEEIKYHKDIVDNMLNMAGFVRNIGLALIVILILVAMFIISNTIKLTLNARKQEINIMKYVGATNWFVRWPFLIEGMVLGFIGAIAALAVVYYGYQYTFELITTKFYVMLSSYVVSVDVMMNKTIPIFSVLGVGVGALGSIFSLRKHLKV; this comes from the coding sequence ATGAAGATTAGAACAATTAGTTATATATTTAAACAGGGCTTTATAGGAATATGGCGTAATAAAGGTATGAGTTTGGCCTCCATCAGTTCGGTGGCGGCGTCTTTAGCAGTATTAGGCATTATTATTACGGTAGTAATGAATATCAACAACCTTTCTTATATAGCACAAATGCAGTTTGACACGATCCAGATTTATTTAGAACAGGAAGCAGCTATAGAAGATATTGAGGAGTTAGGTGGACAAATTACCTCGATGCAGGGAGTGCAGCTTGTAGAGTATGAATCCAAAGAGGATGCATTAAAAAAGCTGAGGGAACTATGGGGAGAGCAAGGTTATTTACTAGAGGTTTTAGAGGAAAACACCCTGCCAAGTTCCTATATTATTCACTTAGAAAGTCTAGAAGCAGCTGAAGATGTGGTAAAGGCATTAGAAGAAATACAAGTCAGACATGAATTAGAAGAATTAGAAGTGATTGAGGAAATTAAGTATCATAAAGATATTGTAGATAATATGCTAAATATGGCTGGTTTTGTTAGAAATATTGGGTTAGCTTTAATTGTAATCTTGATCTTAGTGGCTATGTTCATTATTTCTAATACAATTAAACTAACTTTAAATGCTAGAAAGCAAGAAATTAATATTATGAAATATGTAGGTGCTACCAATTGGTTTGTACGCTGGCCTTTTTTAATTGAAGGCATGGTGTTGGGCTTTATTGGAGCTATTGCAGCACTAGCTGTGGTTTATTATGGCTATCAATACACATTTGAATTGATCACAACGAAATTTTATGTAATGCTTAGTTCTTATGTAGTTTCAGTAGATGTTATGATGAACAAAACTATACCAATATTTAGTGTGCTAGGTGTAGGTGTAGGAGCTTTAGGTAGTATCTTTTCCTTAAGAAAGCACTTAAAAGTTTAG
- a CDS encoding two-component system sensor histidine kinase NtrB, with protein sequence MNQEKKSKLFIVFLILIITAFHYFTGSQRWVLHDFFRRLYYLPIILGAFQLRLKGGLIVSAVVVLLFAPHLVIYFGEINLEVINQFLEIGMFMIIGLITGYLVEKDYKRKKLLEHQIVKLTDLENYTYNILNSIDSGVIAFDSEGNITSTNKQADNILGKDQAIKQFFQQHQLLKEVKKVLQEENKGLKKEISYLKDEDKEIHLNVTLHPLKNISNRTQGVVAVVEDFTVIKKLETQVRRGERLAAIGQLASGIAHEIRNPLGIIKTISQTLQQEMKEEDLREGLEIIEDEIDRANRVIKGLLDFSRPNKIQVKKFELGDLLKELLRITKKFGEQQGVDIKLNVGKAVEVEGDTDKLKQAFVNIILNGIQAMETGGKLEISVDDLDGQWAIITFKDEGQGIEKEVLDKVFNPFFTTKETGSGLGLSITHRIIEEHQGKIEIDSKLEEGTEVRVLLPL encoded by the coding sequence ATGAATCAAGAAAAAAAGTCAAAACTATTTATTGTTTTTTTAATTTTAATTATTACTGCTTTTCATTATTTTACTGGCTCTCAGCGCTGGGTGCTGCATGACTTCTTTAGAAGATTATACTACTTACCTATTATTTTGGGGGCTTTTCAACTTCGATTGAAAGGTGGACTCATCGTTTCTGCTGTAGTAGTTTTATTATTTGCTCCTCATCTAGTGATATATTTTGGAGAAATCAACCTAGAGGTAATTAATCAATTTTTAGAAATAGGTATGTTTATGATTATAGGGTTGATTACAGGATATTTAGTGGAGAAGGACTATAAAAGAAAAAAGTTATTAGAACATCAAATTGTCAAGTTAACAGACCTTGAAAACTATACCTATAACATTTTAAATAGCATTGATAGTGGGGTGATTGCTTTTGACAGTGAAGGCAATATCACATCCACCAATAAACAAGCGGACAATATATTAGGTAAAGATCAAGCTATAAAACAATTTTTTCAACAACATCAATTATTAAAAGAAGTAAAAAAAGTGTTGCAGGAGGAAAACAAAGGTTTAAAGAAAGAAATTAGCTATCTCAAAGATGAGGATAAAGAAATTCATTTAAATGTCACCTTGCACCCTTTAAAAAATATTTCTAATAGGACGCAAGGAGTTGTAGCAGTGGTAGAGGATTTTACCGTGATAAAAAAATTGGAGACACAAGTTCGTAGAGGGGAGCGACTGGCGGCGATAGGGCAATTGGCCTCTGGCATTGCGCATGAGATTAGAAATCCACTAGGTATCATAAAAACTATTAGTCAAACCCTTCAGCAGGAGATGAAGGAGGAAGACCTTAGAGAAGGCTTAGAAATCATAGAGGATGAAATCGATAGAGCCAATAGAGTGATTAAAGGGTTGTTAGATTTTTCAAGACCGAATAAAATACAGGTAAAAAAATTTGAACTCGGTGATCTATTAAAAGAACTTCTAAGAATTACTAAAAAATTTGGAGAGCAGCAGGGGGTAGATATCAAACTTAACGTAGGTAAAGCGGTGGAAGTAGAAGGAGATACAGACAAGCTAAAGCAAGCCTTTGTAAACATTATTTTAAATGGAATTCAGGCTATGGAAACGGGGGGCAAATTGGAAATATCTGTAGATGATTTAGATGGTCAATGGGCTATAATTACCTTTAAGGACGAAGGTCAAGGAATAGAGAAGGAAGTGTTAGATAAAGTTTTTAATCCTTTCTTTACTACAAAAGAAACTGGCAGCGGTTTAGGCCTATCGATTACTCACAGAATCATTGAAGAACACCAAGGAAAAATAGAGATAGATAGTAAATTGGAAGAAGGCACAGAGGTAAGGGTGTTGCTGCCTCTATGA
- the ftsE gene encoding cell division ATP-binding protein FtsE has protein sequence MIQLKNVTKVYNKGIQALTNTNLTIEKGEFVFLVGPSGAGKSTFIKLLLKEEEPTEGNIILDGQDITKLSRRKIPYLRRNISVVFQDFRLLPNKTVFENIAFAMEVVEASPKEIRRQVPMVLAMVNLSDKAKQYPHQLSGGERQRVSIARAIVNNPALLIADEPTGNLDPETAWEIMKVLKQINRRGTTILMATHAKDIVDTMQQRVVALEKGRIVRDEHRGAYGYED, from the coding sequence TTGATTCAATTAAAAAATGTGACTAAGGTATATAATAAAGGGATTCAAGCACTAACAAATACTAATTTAACAATTGAAAAAGGTGAATTTGTCTTTTTAGTAGGACCCAGTGGTGCAGGAAAATCTACCTTCATTAAACTATTATTAAAGGAAGAGGAACCTACTGAGGGAAATATTATTTTGGATGGACAAGACATTACAAAGCTGTCCCGAAGAAAAATCCCTTATCTGAGAAGAAATATAAGTGTAGTTTTTCAAGACTTTAGGTTATTGCCAAATAAAACTGTATTTGAAAATATAGCTTTTGCAATGGAGGTAGTTGAGGCATCACCTAAGGAGATACGCCGACAAGTACCTATGGTATTAGCTATGGTTAATCTAAGTGATAAAGCAAAACAATATCCCCATCAGCTTTCAGGGGGAGAGAGACAACGGGTTTCTATAGCCAGGGCCATCGTTAATAATCCAGCTCTTTTGATTGCTGATGAGCCTACCGGGAACTTAGATCCAGAAACTGCTTGGGAAATTATGAAGGTATTAAAACAAATTAATAGAAGAGGCACAACGATTTTAATGGCTACCCATGCTAAAGACATTGTAGATACAATGCAACAACGAGTTGTTGCACTGGAAAAAGGTAGGATTGTTAGGGACGAGCATAGGGGGGCATACGGTTATGAAGATTAG
- a CDS encoding YibE/F family protein, protein MYFGLITQESHCFSCGSVKIGSNPVFADSLQKEPVIERAKVLNVQELAEDALETDFFTESMVVSLEVLSGDYKGQQFEVIHSLTGSFSYDILVKPGDKVLVTIDDMGNGVVDVYISEYLRDTYIYLVLGIFVALLILVGGFKGLKTMLTLILTIVLILKVLLPGLLAGYNPILLTIAVSFVVTCMTMLVVGGMNTKSYAAIIGVLGGVFIAGLIAYVIGSKVSLTGLSNEEAMMLMYIPQGVNFDFRGLLFAGIIMGALGAVMDVGISIASSMEEIKSLNPNISTKALIQSGMNIGKDIMGTMTNTLILAYTGSAIPLLLLFTAYQDPLVRIINLDIIATEIIRAFAGSIGLLLCIPLTAVAAGVLTEKADKKRNEEKTV, encoded by the coding sequence ATGTACTTCGGTTTAATCACTCAAGAATCCCACTGCTTTAGCTGTGGGAGTGTCAAGATAGGAAGCAATCCTGTTTTTGCCGATTCTTTGCAAAAAGAACCGGTGATTGAAAGGGCTAAGGTATTAAATGTACAGGAATTAGCAGAGGATGCTTTAGAAACTGACTTTTTTACAGAGAGTATGGTAGTCAGCCTTGAAGTTCTTTCGGGGGATTATAAGGGGCAGCAGTTTGAAGTAATTCATAGTCTTACAGGAAGCTTTAGCTATGATATTCTTGTTAAGCCAGGAGATAAAGTATTAGTAACGATAGATGATATGGGAAATGGTGTGGTAGATGTTTACATTTCTGAGTATTTAAGGGATACTTATATATATCTTGTGCTTGGAATTTTTGTTGCTTTGTTGATTTTGGTGGGGGGCTTTAAAGGCTTAAAAACAATGCTTACCTTGATTTTAACCATTGTATTGATATTAAAGGTATTATTGCCGGGTCTATTAGCAGGTTATAACCCTATCCTACTGACGATTGCGGTATCCTTTGTAGTTACTTGTATGACTATGCTAGTAGTAGGAGGTATGAATACAAAAAGCTATGCTGCTATTATTGGTGTATTAGGTGGTGTATTTATAGCAGGATTGATTGCTTATGTTATAGGCTCAAAAGTAAGCCTAACAGGACTATCTAACGAAGAAGCTATGATGCTGATGTACATTCCACAGGGAGTAAACTTCGACTTTAGGGGTCTATTATTTGCTGGAATTATTATGGGAGCCTTGGGAGCTGTGATGGATGTAGGTATATCTATTGCCTCCAGTATGGAGGAGATCAAAAGTCTCAACCCCAACATCTCTACAAAGGCATTGATTCAATCAGGGATGAATATCGGCAAGGATATTATGGGAACCATGACCAATACCCTTATCTTGGCCTATACAGGCAGTGCTATTCCCCTATTGTTACTATTCACTGCTTATCAAGATCCTTTGGTAAGGATCATTAATCTTGATATTATTGCTACAGAAATTATAAGAGCCTTTGCCGGCAGTATTGGTTTATTACTATGTATTCCTTTAACTGCTGTGGCGGCAGGTGTATTGACAGAAAAAGCAGATAAGAAGAGGAATGAAGAAAAAACAGTGTAG